In Rhodanobacter humi, the genomic stretch GTCCTCGTATTACCTGCAGAGCGCCTTGCGCCCGGAACTCAAGTCGCTGTTCGTGCGGGCAGGCAAGTTGGGCCTAAGCACCTCGCTCGATCCCGGTTTCGACCCCGAGCAGCGCTGGGGTGACGAATGGCACGACTTGCTCGCCGAGGTCGACCTGTTCCTGCCGAACGACGTGGAACTCGCCGGCATCAGCGGATGCGAGTCGATGCTCGATGCCATGCGCGCGCTGGACAATGGCCGCACCCGCATCGTGGTGAAGCGCGGCCGGAACGGTTGCGCCACGCTGGACGGCGCCAGCAAATTGATCGAAGCGCCGGCCTTCGCGGTGGACGCGGTGGACAGCACCGGCGCCGGCGACTCCTTCGACGCCGGCTTCCTGCATGCGTGGCTGCGCGGCCTGTCGCTGACCGAGGCCTTGCGCTGGGGCAATGCCTGCGGCGCGCTCTCCACCCGCGGCGTGGGCGGCACCGCACGCCAGGCCGACGAGGCCGAGGCGAAAGCGCTGCTGGGGAGCGCCGCGTGATCACGGTCGTCGGCATCAACACCGCGATCGACCACCTGATGCGGGTAGACACGCTGCACCTGGGCGAGGTCAACCGCACGGTGCACGAGCAGGTGTTGCCGGGCGGCAAGGGTCTGCACGTGGCGCAGACCATCGCCGCGCTGGGCGAACCGGTGCAGCTGATCGGCCTGATCGATACCGCGCACCGCAACCTCACCGCGCGCCGCATGAGCGAGCGCGGCGTGCTGTTCCACGGCGTGGAAATCGACGCGCCGCTGCGCCATTGCATCGCGCTGCAGGACGCGGATGGCCGGATCACCGAGGTGCTGGGGCAGGGCCCGCAACTGGGCGAGCGTGACCGCGCAGCCTTGCAACGTGCCTTTCGCCTCGCGCTGGCGGAAAGCGAGCTGGTGATCCTGTCCGGCAGCCTGCCGCGTGGTCTGCCCGTCGACACCTATGCCGAACTGGCGCAGCAGGTGCATGCGGCCGGCAAGCGCTGCCTGATCGACGCCAGCGGCGAAGTGCTGCGGCAGGCGGTGGCGGCGCAGCCGTTCCTGCTGAAGCCGAACCGCGACGAGGCCGAGGCGCTGTTCGGCCGCAGCGTGGGCGATCTCGATGCCGCCGTCACCGCGCTGCGCGAACTCGCCGCGCGCGGCGTGGCGATGCCGGTGCTGAGCCTGGGCGCGCAGGGCGCGCTGGGCATGGACGACAGCGGCGTGTGGCATGCGGCAGTCGAGCTGGAGCAGGTACGCAACACCGTGGGCTCGGGCGACTGCTTCCTCGCCGGCATGGCCGTGGCGATCAGGCGTCGTGAGCCGCTGCGGGAAGCCTTGCGGCTGGCGGTGGCCTGCGGCGCCGCCAACGCGATGGATGTGGAAACCGGTTACGTGCGTCCGGACCAGGTCGAGGCATTGCTCGGCCGGGTGCGGGTGCGGGAATGGAAGCACTGAACATCGGCGGAGTCCGCCTACTTGCCGATGAGGATGAGCCATCGGTGTTCGAACAGCTCGCGAGCTGCGGGGGTGCTTTGCTCGCGGGTATCCAGAAGCGGTTCATTACATTCCGAGGGGCAATCATGAATTTCAGCAGGAATATTCCGCTGCGACAGACCGGCCTGGCCACGGCGCTGGGTCTGTTGCTGGCGTCCACGGCCGCCTACGGCCAGTCCACCACCAGCAGCATCTTCGGCCGCGTGCCGGCGCAGGCCGGCGAAAGCGTGGTGGTCAGCAACGGTGCGGGTCTGACTCGCACGGTCAGCGTCGACAGCCAAGGCCGTTACAACGCCACCCAGCTGCCGGTGGGCACGTATTCGGTGAGCCTGATGCGCGACGGCCAGGTGGTGCAGCGGCGCGACAACGTGACGCTGAAAGTGGGTGTCGGCGCGGACATTTCCTTCAGCACGGAAGCCGCCGCCAATGCGGCGAACGCGAAGCAGTTGTCGGGTGTGAGCGTGTCGGCCAGCGCCGTGCCGCCGATCGACGTGAGTTCGGTGGACTCGCGCACCGTCATCACCGCGCAGGAACTGGCCCGGCTGCCGCTGGCGCGCTCGGCCGAAGCCGCGGCGTTGCTGGCGCCCGGTGCGGTGACCGGCGCGGGCGGCGCCACCAGTTACACCGGCGAGCCGCTGGTGAGCTTCGGTGGCTCGTCGTCCACCGAGAACGCGTACTACATCAACGGCTTCAACTCCACCGATCCGTTCAATGCCTTTGGCGGCATCACCTTGCCGTACGGCTCCATCGACCAGGAAGAGGCCTACACAGGCGGCTACAGCGCCCAGTACGGACGCAGCGATGGCGGCGTGCTCAACATGATCGGCAAGAGCGGCACCAACGAATGGCATTTCGGTGCCCAGGTGGTCTACACGCCGGAGGACGGGCGCTCCGCCCAGAACAGCACCTACTACATGAATGGCCTGCCGACACCGGCGGTGGCGGGGCGCCTGTACGACCCCAATCGCGATGACAACTACTGGACCTCCACCTACGACCTGTACGTGGGCGGCCCGCTCATCAAGGACAAGTTGTTCCTGTTCGCCTCGGCGGAGGTCAACGACACCGGCGGGTACACGGTCAACCCGGTGACCTCGGGCACCTCGCTGCACTACAAGAACAGCAACCCGAAGTGGTACGCCAAGGTCAACTGGAACATCAACGATAGCAACCTGCTGGAATTGACCGGCGCGTCCGAGAAGCGTCTGACCTCGGGTTCGTACTACTACTACGACTACAACAACCTGGCCGACAAGGGCTTCAAGGCCTTCGCCAACGACACCAAGCTGGGCGGCGACATGTGGTCGGCCAAGTACACCAGCTA encodes the following:
- a CDS encoding carbohydrate kinase family protein, which encodes MKRILVAGELNVDLVFRDCQAFPAPGREVLAEDALVVPGSSSMICAMGLARLGNPVAFAGKVGVDGWGGFCVSALQGAGIDVAAVHRDPALRTGITASFSTSSDRALVTFAGAIGALRAADVGDELLASADHLHVSSYYLQSALRPELKSLFVRAGKLGLSTSLDPGFDPEQRWGDEWHDLLAEVDLFLPNDVELAGISGCESMLDAMRALDNGRTRIVVKRGRNGCATLDGASKLIEAPAFAVDAVDSTGAGDSFDAGFLHAWLRGLSLTEALRWGNACGALSTRGVGGTARQADEAEAKALLGSAA
- a CDS encoding 1-phosphofructokinase family hexose kinase, with the protein product MITVVGINTAIDHLMRVDTLHLGEVNRTVHEQVLPGGKGLHVAQTIAALGEPVQLIGLIDTAHRNLTARRMSERGVLFHGVEIDAPLRHCIALQDADGRITEVLGQGPQLGERDRAALQRAFRLALAESELVILSGSLPRGLPVDTYAELAQQVHAAGKRCLIDASGEVLRQAVAAQPFLLKPNRDEAEALFGRSVGDLDAAVTALRELAARGVAMPVLSLGAQGALGMDDSGVWHAAVELEQVRNTVGSGDCFLAGMAVAIRRREPLREALRLAVACGAANAMDVETGYVRPDQVEALLGRVRVREWKH